One Bacteroidota bacterium genomic region harbors:
- a CDS encoding KilA-N domain-containing protein, which produces MGKLTKIQVEDKFISIEKRDEEDYICLTDMLKAKDGNFFITDWMRNRNTLEFLSVWEKIHNPNFNYGEFATIRNQSGLNSFKVSVKEWTEKTNAIGIFSKAGRYGGTYAHKDIAFEFGTWISPTFKLYLITEYQRLKEVETNQYNLEWNFKRIISKANYHIHTDAVKNHILPTKNYRKDNEWLIYAEEADLLNVVLFNCTAKDWREANKEYAEKGMNIRDIASINELAVLSNLESLNAEFIKDEISKEKRFDKLSKVATYQLTILNEKNFMKALKKLNDKVYIDEKNKLKE; this is translated from the coding sequence ATGGGAAAATTAACAAAAATACAAGTCGAAGACAAATTTATCTCTATTGAAAAAAGAGATGAGGAAGATTATATTTGTCTGACTGATATGCTAAAAGCAAAAGATGGCAACTTTTTCATAACTGACTGGATGAGAAATCGCAATACGCTTGAATTTTTGAGCGTTTGGGAAAAAATCCACAACCCGAATTTTAATTATGGCGAATTCGCCACAATTAGAAATCAATCTGGATTAAACAGTTTTAAAGTAAGCGTAAAAGAATGGACAGAAAAGACAAATGCAATAGGTATTTTCTCGAAAGCTGGGAGATATGGAGGAACTTATGCACATAAAGACATTGCATTTGAATTTGGAACTTGGATAAGCCCAACTTTTAAACTTTACTTAATCACAGAATATCAACGACTAAAAGAAGTTGAAACAAACCAATATAATCTTGAATGGAACTTTAAGCGAATAATAAGTAAAGCAAATTATCATATTCACACAGATGCAGTTAAAAATCATATTTTACCGACAAAAAATTACAGAAAAGACAATGAATGGTTAATTTATGCAGAAGAAGCTGATTTGTTAAATGTAGTTTTGTTTAATTGCACCGCAAAAGATTGGCGAGAAGCAAATAAAGAATATGCTGAAAAAGGAATGAATATTAGAGATATAGCAAGTATAAATGAATTGGCGGTTTTATCTAATCTTGAAAGTTTAAACGCTGAATTTATAAAAGATGAAATAAGTAAAGAAAAACGATTTGATAAGTTATCAAAGGTCGCAACATATCAATTGACAATATTGAATGAAAAAAATTTTATGAAAGCTCTGAAAAAGTTAAATGATAAGGTTTATATTGATGAAAAGAATAAGCTGAAAGAATAA
- a CDS encoding type II toxin-antitoxin system RelE/ParE family toxin: MALNIIWSEFAETQLDEIYDYYENKASIKVAKKLVRGIINEPKKLIKSPLIGQKEELLKQRETEYRYLIFKNYKLIYSIDNQNGYIKIADIFDTRQNPLKLKRTK; the protein is encoded by the coding sequence ATGGCTTTGAATATTATTTGGTCTGAATTTGCCGAAACTCAACTTGACGAAATTTATGACTATTACGAAAATAAAGCAAGTATAAAAGTTGCCAAGAAACTTGTGAGAGGGATTATTAACGAACCAAAAAAGTTAATAAAATCACCACTCATTGGACAAAAAGAAGAATTATTAAAACAAAGAGAAACTGAATATCGATATTTAATTTTCAAAAACTACAAACTGATTTATTCTATAGACAATCAAAACGGATATATAAAAATTGCCGATATTTTTGATACTCGACAAAATCCTCTAAAACTGAAACGAACGAAATAA